In Calditrichota bacterium, the sequence TGGAGAGCCTACTGGCCAATGCCGAGGAGGTACTGCAGCTCCTGAACCTTCCGTACCGAGTGAAGGTTTTGGCCACTGGCGACCTCAGCTTTGCTGCCGCCAAATGCTACGATATCGAGGTCTGGGCAGCGGGCATCGGCAAGTGGCTGGAGGTCTCCTCGTGTAGCAATTTCGAGGCGTTTCAGGCACGGCGCGCGAACATCCGTTTTCGCCGGGCCAAAGGGGCAAAACCAGAGTACGTGCACACCCTGAACGGCTCGGGCGTGGCCCTGCCGCGCACCGTCATCGCTATTCTGGAGAACTATCAGACCGACGAGGGCACCGTGGTGGTGCCTGAGGTGCTTCGTCCCTACATGGGCGTTGACCTACTGCGCTAAGCTGCCTTTTTCAGCTCCGCACAGCAGCAGATGCACTTGCTTCTTGTGAACCCGCTGCTCGGGAGGTGTTGTGAACGCTGCCGGTTGGGTCTCCGTTCTGCCGCCTCTGGTTGCCATTGTCCTGGCCATTGGCACCAGACAGGTGTTCCTGTCGCTTTTCGTGGGTATCTGGCTCGGATGGACAATCCTCGCCCATGGGAATCCTGTCAGCGGTCTGGCGCAGGCTCTGGAAGGGTGCGTGCGGGTTTTTCAGGATCCAGGCAACGCCAAGGTGATCCTCTTTAGTGCCATGGTTGGTGCTCTGATCACCTTCACGCAGTACTCGGGCGGCATGGAGGGATTTGTCGAATGGGTGACAAGAAGGGGTCTGGTGAGAACGCGGCGGAGCGCCGGGCTCTTGGCGTGGGCGCTCGGGGTTGTGGTTTTTGTCGAGTCGAGCATCTGCGTGCTCATTTCTGGGGCGGTGTGTAGGCCGTTGTTCGATCGCCTGCACATCTCGCGCGAAAAGCTGGCCTACATCTGTGATTCCACCTCGGCGCCGAAGTGCATCCTGATTCCCCTCAACGCGTGGGGGGCGTTTGTGATTGCTTTATTGGCCGAGCAGCGGGTGGCAGACCCCGTGCACTGGCTGGTGCTCTCCATGCCGTTGAACTTTTACGCCATCATCGCTCTTTTCTTGGTATTGGTGGTGGTGCTCCTGCAATTGGACTTTGGGCCCATGCGGCGGGCTGAGCGACGGGTGCGCGAGGAGGGGAAGCTGTTGCGCGACGGGGCCGAGCCGCTGGTCTCCGCAGAGGTAACCGCGGTGGCTACCAAGCCCGGCGTCAGGCCGCGCGCCATTAACATGCTCTTGCCCATTGGCGTAATGGTGACTATGATGCCGGTGGGGCTGCTGATCACCGGTGGAGGCAACATCATGCGGGGTTCCGGCTCGACCGCCGTGCTCTGGGCGGTAACCGCGGGTATCGGCATAGCGGCTGTGGCCTACCGCTTGCAGGGAATCATGTCCACCAGGGAAATTGTTGACCAGTTCATGAAGGGTGTGGGCGGACTGGTTCCCCTTGCGACGCTCATGATCTTCGCCTTTGCAATTGGGGCGGTATGTCGTGAGCTGGGCACTGGACCTTTCGTGGCTTCGGTGGCCAAGATGTGGGTTCATCCTGGCCTGGTGCCGGCGCTCCTCTTTCTTGCCGCATGCGTGATTGCCTTCTCCACGGGCACATCCTTCGGCACTTTTGCCATCATGATCCCCATCGCGGTGCCCATGGTGGCGCCCATGGGTCTGCATCCCGGGTTGGCACTGTCGGCGGTGCTTGGAGGCGGGGTCTTCGGTGACCACTGTTCGCCGATTTCTGACACGACCATCATCTCCTCCATGGCGGCGGCGACCGATCACATCGACCACGTCAACACCCAATTGCCTTACGCACTGTTGGCAGCGTCCCTGGCTACTGCTCTCTATTTGGTGGTTGGTTTCCTTACGGCCGGCTGATGGTTGCCATGAGGCTTGGGCTCATTGCCGACACCCACGGCCGCCTGCATCCCTCGGTGCCAGGACTTTTCGCGGGCGTTGACCTGATACTCCATGCGGGGGACATTGGTTCCTCTACCGTGCTTGAGGAGCTGGCGAAGGTGGCGCCAGTGCGCGCGGTGGCAGGCAACATGGATCGGCCGCCGCTCAGCGCAGTGCAGCCGCCTTGGCGGGTGGTCAAAGCGGAGCAGGTGACGATCGTTCTCCTCCATCGACCGCCGTCTTTGCCGTGGCTGCGGGAGCTGGCAAGACAAGAAGCCCTGCAAGGGATAGACGTCGTTGTGCATGGCCATACCCATTGCCGACGCTTCGAGAAACGCCAGGGTATTCTGTTTGTGAACCCAGGTGCCGCCGGTGGGCCGGGGAGTTCAACCTCGGTGGCGGTGATGGTACTTGAGCGAGGCAAGGCGCCTCATGTGGAGTTCTCCGAACTTGAGCCTTAGGGCCAGCCACGCAAGCGCGTGAACCCCGGTCGCCACGCAGAGGTGGTGCGGGCCCTGCTGCCTGCAGTCGGCAACGGGGAGGCGCCAGCCATGGTGTGCCCTGCCAATGCGGGCCCGCAATGTGGATCGCGGTCCAGTGGGTGGGTGCCGCGGGGATACGCGGCGGATTGCTCTCTCAGGGCGCAGAAGAAACGCTTGATATGTTTGGCCGAAATGGCTACATTTACGGCGCCTGCTGCGGCAAGATCCTGTGGGAGGATCGCGCACAAGCGCAGCCGCGCTCGCGGAAGTGGCAGGCATAGACGGAGTTGACCGCCTGAGGCGCGTGAGGAGCTCGTCCGACCGGAATGGGCGCCTTCGCTGCATAGCCCTCGGCGACTCCATGCCGGCGGAGTTAGAATTGGCCATTTGACTGCTGCTTGACGTGGGATGCTTTTCGAAATCGGCTAAAGGCGAGGACTCTTGCTTATGGGCATGAATTCCCCCACCGAGAGAAGAACACTGGCAGGAGTGGTGTTAGTTTGTCTCGTTTGCGCCTTCGTGTCGGGAAGTATCGCTCAGGAAAGGGAGCGGCTCTTGGAACAGCTGTTGCCGCGCGCCGGAAAGACGCAGATTTCCGGTGAAACGCCTATTGCGCTGGAGGAGCCCATCGACCCGAAGACGTACATCGTGGGTCCTTCCGACCGCATTACGGTGTCAATCTGGGGGAGCCCTTCGGCCATCTACGAGCTGACGGTCACGCCGGAAGGGACTCTGCTCATCCCCACGGTGGGGGAGATTCGAGTGGCCGAGCTTTCCCTGGCTGAAGTCAAGGAGAGAACGATCGACGAAGTACGCAAGAAGTATGTGGCCGGACAGATCACGGTAACCCTGACGCAGCCTCGTTCGGTGGTGGTCACGGTCACCGGTGTGGTCATAAAGCAGGGCTCCTATACGCTGCTGGCCACTGAGCGCGTAGATAAGGCCATCGCCATGGCGAATATGGCGATGGACACGGCGCGCGAAGAGCGCGAACGGCAGAAGGCCATGTTGCGGACCGCTTCCCAGCGCAACATCCTGCTGAAGCGTCGCGATGGGACGGTGAGCAGAGTGGACCTGCCACGCTTTTACGCCACACGCAATTCCACGGCCAACCCCTATCTCCTCAATGGGGATGTCATCCTGGTGCCTCGCCGCGACTTGGACAGGGACTTTGTCAGCATCTATGGCGGCATAACCGCCCCTGGGCAGTACGAGTATGTGGAGGGAGATCGCCTCACCGACCTCTTGCTCATCAGCCACGGTTTCACGCCGCTCGCCGACTCCAGCCATGTGGAGATCTCTCGACTTGACGAGAGAGGCAATCGCATGGTCAACTGGGTAGTGGACGCCAAGGCAATCTTTGCCGGGGAAGCGGAGGATGTGCTGCTGCAACGGGGCGACCGTGTGTTTGTCAAGGAGAAACCCCAGGAGCGGCGCAACTTTGTAGTTGAGGTTCAGGGGGAGGTGCTTTACCCTGGTTTCTATCCGATCACAAAGGAGAGTACCAAACTTTCTCAAGTCATTGCCAGCGCCGGTGGATTCACCCAGCATGCCTTTCTGCCCGGCGCCGAGATAATCCGTACCTCGTTGACGGAAAAGGAGATGGACTTGGAGAGGCTGCTGAGTTCACGGGGCTACATCACGCCCATCGACAGCGCCTACTACAACACCGAGACAAGCATCCGTCTCCGTCGTGAGGTCGTTGCGGTGGATTTCGAGAGGCTCTTCCTGCAGGGTGACTCAACGCAGGATGTTACTCTGCATGCCTGGGACTTGATCAAAGTGCCCGCGCGCAAGAAGACCGTGTACGTCTTCGGCCAGGTGGTGAGCCCTGGGCATGTGCCGTATGAAAAGGGACGCTCTTACGAGTACTACATCCGCAAGGCGGGCGGTTACGCCGAGCGTGCGCGCAAAGGAGACGTGAAGATTATCAAGGGAAAGACCAAGCAGTGGCTGGACGTGAGCAAGACCGAGGTCGAAGAGGGTGACAACATCTGGGTGCCGATGAAACCCCACCGCGACTTTGCCTACTACATGAACCTCTACGCGCAAGTGGCCAGCGCGCTCAGCGTTATCGTGGGCATCGGCGTACTGATCAGGCAGGCAAGCCAGTGAACCGCCTGCGTGGCAGGGCTGGTTGTGAGGAGAAAGCGCATGACTCCACAGAAACGGAGAACCGAGGAACCAGGGGATGGTCAGCTCCGCCCCTCGTACCTTTTTGACTATCTTTATGTCCTGTTCAAGCGGCGGCGGTTCATTCTCATGACCGTGGGCACGGTGGCTGTGGTCACGGCCATTGTGAGCCTGATGCTTCCCAACTGGTATGCGGCCAGGGCTTCCCTGCTCCCTCCCAAGAAGCCGGGGGGCATCACCAGCATGCTGGAAGGGGGGATCTCGTCGCTTATGAAGGGACTCTCTGGGCTTGGCAGAGGTTTGGGTACCTCGGAAGAGGCCTATAGCTACCTCGCAATTCTGCAGAGTCGCACTGCCATGGAGGCTGTGGTCCGCAAGTTCGATCTGGTGCGCGTCTACAAGATCAAAGACGGGTCTATCGAGAAGGCA encodes:
- a CDS encoding sodium:solute symporter, which codes for MNAAGWVSVLPPLVAIVLAIGTRQVFLSLFVGIWLGWTILAHGNPVSGLAQALEGCVRVFQDPGNAKVILFSAMVGALITFTQYSGGMEGFVEWVTRRGLVRTRRSAGLLAWALGVVVFVESSICVLISGAVCRPLFDRLHISREKLAYICDSTSAPKCILIPLNAWGAFVIALLAEQRVADPVHWLVLSMPLNFYAIIALFLVLVVVLLQLDFGPMRRAERRVREEGKLLRDGAEPLVSAEVTAVATKPGVRPRAINMLLPIGVMVTMMPVGLLITGGGNIMRGSGSTAVLWAVTAGIGIAAVAYRLQGIMSTREIVDQFMKGVGGLVPLATLMIFAFAIGAVCRELGTGPFVASVAKMWVHPGLVPALLFLAACVIAFSTGTSFGTFAIMIPIAVPMVAPMGLHPGLALSAVLGGGVFGDHCSPISDTTIISSMAAATDHIDHVNTQLPYALLAASLATALYLVVGFLTAG
- the serS gene encoding serine--tRNA ligase, which codes for DLFLIPTAEVPVTNLHRDEILDGDRLPIYYTAYTPCFRREAGSYGRDTRGLVRIHQFDKVEMVKLVKPETSYDELESLLANAEEVLQLLNLPYRVKVLATGDLSFAAAKCYDIEVWAAGIGKWLEVSSCSNFEAFQARRANIRFRRAKGAKPEYVHTLNGSGVALPRTVIAILENYQTDEGTVVVPEVLRPYMGVDLLR
- a CDS encoding SLBB domain-containing protein, with the translated sequence MEQLLPRAGKTQISGETPIALEEPIDPKTYIVGPSDRITVSIWGSPSAIYELTVTPEGTLLIPTVGEIRVAELSLAEVKERTIDEVRKKYVAGQITVTLTQPRSVVVTVTGVVIKQGSYTLLATERVDKAIAMANMAMDTAREERERQKAMLRTASQRNILLKRRDGTVSRVDLPRFYATRNSTANPYLLNGDVILVPRRDLDRDFVSIYGGITAPGQYEYVEGDRLTDLLLISHGFTPLADSSHVEISRLDERGNRMVNWVVDAKAIFAGEAEDVLLQRGDRVFVKEKPQERRNFVVEVQGEVLYPGFYPITKESTKLSQVIASAGGFTQHAFLPGAEIIRTSLTEKEMDLERLLSSRGYITPIDSAYYNTETSIRLRREVVAVDFERLFLQGDSTQDVTLHAWDLIKVPARKKTVYVFGQVVSPGHVPYEKGRSYEYYIRKAGGYAERARKGDVKIIKGKTKQWLDVSKTEVEEGDNIWVPMKPHRDFAYYMNLYAQVASALSVIVGIGVLIRQASQ
- a CDS encoding YfcE family phosphodiesterase, coding for MRLGLIADTHGRLHPSVPGLFAGVDLILHAGDIGSSTVLEELAKVAPVRAVAGNMDRPPLSAVQPPWRVVKAEQVTIVLLHRPPSLPWLRELARQEALQGIDVVVHGHTHCRRFEKRQGILFVNPGAAGGPGSSTSVAVMVLERGKAPHVEFSELEP